One Poecile atricapillus isolate bPoeAtr1 chromosome 32, bPoeAtr1.hap1, whole genome shotgun sequence DNA window includes the following coding sequences:
- the LOC131590197 gene encoding uncharacterized protein LOC131590197 isoform X3, with protein sequence MERVRPEGSGRDRGEAFGGSWSGICGGSAGPGVTPPSPPQRFSLEQRTERLVQRSQALLGPRPRGPERAKPPLGSAPCSSTLDDPLERWRLRRCRGEETALDTPLVGGALLGSAAPQGALPGVPQGRSRDPPGGLQGAVPWESRDPPEALWPIRRHFREHQAAPSPQAISQEPLWQEPCWRSHDSHKALWPMRSSSPDTLRGALYSQSRDAHEAPWEISSSCCASLHQGAPPGGKRGSHEPLRQEPIWGSHDCLGHLQCVPWWESRDSQGAPRSAPEALPEPLRRGGPGFRSRDRCEAPQPIRSSAHDALQEAPLQEPLGPLGDPLLWMLRCHRRAISGRLRAIETLLECPPGHPQPMVGPIKQ encoded by the exons ATGGAGCGGGTGAGGCCTGAGGGGTCCGGAAGGGATCGAGGGGAGGCATTTGGGGGATCCTGGAGTGGAATTTGTGGGGGTTCGGCGGGGCCTGGCGTcactcccccctcccccccgcagaggttcagcctggagcagcGAACGGAGCGTCTGGTGCAAAGGAG CCAGGCCCTGCTCGGGCCCCGCCCCCGCGGGCCAGAGAGGGCGAAGCCTCCGCTTGGCTCAGCCCCCTGCAGCTCCACCCTCGATGACCCCCTCGAACGATGGCGCTTGAGGCGGTGCCGTGGGGAGGAGACAGCGCTGGACACGCCCCTGGTAGGCGGGGCCCTGCTGGGCTCCGCTGCTCCCCAGGGTGCCCTGCCGGGAGTGCCACAGGGGCGGTCACGTGACCCACCGGGGGGCCTGCAGGGGGCCGTGCCCTGGGAATCACGTGACCCCCCTGAGGCCCTTTGGCCAATCAGGAGACACTTCCGCGAGCACCAGGCGGCGCCTTCACCCCAGGCCATCTCCCAGGAACCCTTATGGCAGGAGCCCTGTTGGAGGTCACATGACTCCCACAAGGCCCTCTGGCCAATGAGGAGCAGTTCTCCGGATACCCTGCGGGGGGCACTATACTCACAGTCCCGTGACGCCCACGAGGCCCCATGGGaaatcagcagcagctgctgtgcatcTCTGCACCAGGGGGCGCCACCCGGTGGAAAGCGAGGGTCCCACGAACCTTTGCGGCAGGAGCCAATTTGGGGGTCACATGACTGCCTCGGGCATCTGCAGTGTGTGCCCTGGTGGGAGTCACGTGACTCCCAGGGCGCCCCGCGATCTGCACCGGAGGCGCTTCCTGAGCCCCTGCGGCGGGGAGGGCCGGGCTTCAGGTCACGTGACCGCTGTGAGGCCCCTCAGCCAATCAGGAGCAGTGCTCATGATGCCCTACAGGAGGCGCCGTTGCAGGAGCCACTGG GCCCTCTGGGGGACCCCCTCCTCTGGATGCTGCGATGCCACCGCCGGGCGATAAGCGGACGCCTTCG GGCCATCGAGACCCTCCTGGAAtgcccacctgggcaccccCAACCCATGGTGGGGCCAATAAAGCAGtaa
- the LOC131590197 gene encoding uncharacterized protein LOC131590197 isoform X5, whose amino-acid sequence MERVRPEGSGRDRGEAFGGSWSGICGGSAGPGVTPPSPPQRFSLEQRTERLVQRSQALLGPRPRGPERAKPPLGSAPCSSTLDDPLERWRLRRCRGEETALDTPLVGGALLGSAAPQGALPGVPQGRSRDPPGGLQGAVPWESRDPPEALWPIRRHFREHQAAPSPQAISQEPLWQEPCWRSHDSHKALWPMRSSSPDTLRGALYSQSRDAHEAPWEISSSCCASLHQGAPPGGKRGSHEPLRQEPIWGSHDCLGHLQCVPWWESRDSQGAPRSAPEALPEPLRRGGPGFRSRDRCEAPQPIRSSAHDALQEAPLQEPLGPSRPSWNAHLGTPNPWWGQ is encoded by the exons ATGGAGCGGGTGAGGCCTGAGGGGTCCGGAAGGGATCGAGGGGAGGCATTTGGGGGATCCTGGAGTGGAATTTGTGGGGGTTCGGCGGGGCCTGGCGTcactcccccctcccccccgcagaggttcagcctggagcagcGAACGGAGCGTCTGGTGCAAAGGAG CCAGGCCCTGCTCGGGCCCCGCCCCCGCGGGCCAGAGAGGGCGAAGCCTCCGCTTGGCTCAGCCCCCTGCAGCTCCACCCTCGATGACCCCCTCGAACGATGGCGCTTGAGGCGGTGCCGTGGGGAGGAGACAGCGCTGGACACGCCCCTGGTAGGCGGGGCCCTGCTGGGCTCCGCTGCTCCCCAGGGTGCCCTGCCGGGAGTGCCACAGGGGCGGTCACGTGACCCACCGGGGGGCCTGCAGGGGGCCGTGCCCTGGGAATCACGTGACCCCCCTGAGGCCCTTTGGCCAATCAGGAGACACTTCCGCGAGCACCAGGCGGCGCCTTCACCCCAGGCCATCTCCCAGGAACCCTTATGGCAGGAGCCCTGTTGGAGGTCACATGACTCCCACAAGGCCCTCTGGCCAATGAGGAGCAGTTCTCCGGATACCCTGCGGGGGGCACTATACTCACAGTCCCGTGACGCCCACGAGGCCCCATGGGaaatcagcagcagctgctgtgcatcTCTGCACCAGGGGGCGCCACCCGGTGGAAAGCGAGGGTCCCACGAACCTTTGCGGCAGGAGCCAATTTGGGGGTCACATGACTGCCTCGGGCATCTGCAGTGTGTGCCCTGGTGGGAGTCACGTGACTCCCAGGGCGCCCCGCGATCTGCACCGGAGGCGCTTCCTGAGCCCCTGCGGCGGGGAGGGCCGGGCTTCAGGTCACGTGACCGCTGTGAGGCCCCTCAGCCAATCAGGAGCAGTGCTCATGATGCCCTACAGGAGGCGCCGTTGCAGGAGCCACTGG GGCCATCGAGACCCTCCTGGAAtgcccacctgggcaccccCAACCCATGGTGGGGCCAATAA